Genomic window (Chondrocystis sp. NIES-4102):
TTTAGTTGAACTTCAAAAAGGAATCTTAACTTAAAACTACTTTTAGCTACCAGCGATCGCTAGCTTTTTAAAAGTTGTTAATCGCAGAAGGTGCTAAGTTTCTATTCTCTAGTTACTTAGTCACACTTTATTAAGTCACCTAATAAAACTTTACACTCTTAATAAAAACCTTAAGAGAGATGACTTGCAGACTTGTTCCTTTAACGGCGATCGCCTAAGAATCTGTCTATAAGCATTTATCCCCTAGATAACTTTTATACAACGATGATGAACTTTTGTTTGTTACATCTTGTTAATTTTCCTCTTTTAGCTGATCCTGCTCAACTTTTTAAAATATTTGTTAAGTTTTTCTTCAGCTTTTCCGCTTCTATTACATTTTGAGTTACTACCAATTAACTTATAGGATTCTTTATCTTTTCTTAAAATAATTTAATCCGTATTAATTAACTGGAGTCTCAAAATTATGTAATCAAGAGACTTAAGGAAATCAGTTTTCTTCTGTTTTATTATCTTATTTTTCTGTTACTAAAAGCAATTTCCTGTTACTTTTATCAACATTTTGTCGTCTAACGTAAACAAGTTGTTTAATTAGGTATTTTTACTTATTAAGCAGAAGCATCAGCGCACAATAGTTTATAACTTACCAGCCAACGCCAATTTGCGATCTAGATCGAATAAAAAACCATGAATATATTCTTCAGTCCATTCTGACCCATATAAACGAGTGAGCATACCCCTGGCTGGATCTTTTTTAGATCTATAATCAGCATAGCTTTTTTGAGCTTGAAGAATTGCGGATAATTGCTGAGGATCTCTAATCTCCTCTGCTTGCTTAACAAACTCAATATAAGCAGCCAGATAATCCTTAAAAGCTGCAAAGACTGTAGTTTGAACCACCTCAGTTTCGCTTGGGCGAGTCCACAAGAAAGCAGGAGAAAAATATTGTTGAGCTTCAGTCGGAAAATCGCCTCCCCAGGGTAAATCCTGTTGATAGGAATGAAACATAGGCATAATAGGGTCACTGTATTTAGCTTGATATGCTTGATCTTGGCTAAATAGAGGCTGCATATCAAGAGCAATTAAATGTCCCCCTGGTAAAGTTACCAAATCTGCCCCAAAGAAAGGTAAATCATAATTTATTTGGGGAAAAATCACCAAATTTAGCACCTGAAGAGCATCACCGCCTTGTACATGGGCTGCTCTAATTTGTCTTAACTTTGACGATTGATATCCGTAGCTGGTAGTCAATACAGGCTCTTGTTTTTTTCCCTTACCCATTAATCCTTCCTGACGTTCAAAACCCGTAGGAATAGGATAAGGCTGTAAATCTAATTCTGTTTTCAGAATAGCGATCGCGTGATCTATAAAAGGTTGATATAAAGTCATACTAAGATGCTAGCGGGGTGAATTAGCTTATAGCCAATAAACTGGTTGATAGCTCTAAGCTTTTAAAATCAAGTTTACATTTGATAATCAAATATAATTCATCTATCAATTCGCTTACTTGTTTATTTTCTAGCTGAAGGGACTGCTAAAGGAGAAGCATCTTCAAAGAGAAATTCATAGAGAAATCTTTGCGACCATTGTGACCCGAAATAACTGCTAAATAAACCGTGGGCTGGATCTCTTTCAGCACTATACTGATCGTATGCGAGTTGGGCAGTAACCACACGTTCGATCTCGTTTGGTTGTGTCAAAACTGTGGCTTGGGCTAACATTTGCCAGTAGAGATTGATATACTCTTGATAAGCTGGAAATAGACGGTTGACGACCGTTTCAGAGTCCGTTTTAGCAAATAGAAGATATTTAGAAAAATACTGATTAGCGTCATAGAATTT
Coding sequences:
- a CDS encoding ferredoxin-dependent bilin reductase, giving the protein MTLYQPFIDHAIAILKTELDLQPYPIPTGFERQEGLMGKGKKQEPVLTTSYGYQSSKLRQIRAAHVQGGDALQVLNLVIFPQINYDLPFFGADLVTLPGGHLIALDMQPLFSQDQAYQAKYSDPIMPMFHSYQQDLPWGGDFPTEAQQYFSPAFLWTRPSETEVVQTTVFAAFKDYLAAYIEFVKQAEEIRDPQQLSAILQAQKSYADYRSKKDPARGMLTRLYGSEWTEEYIHGFLFDLDRKLALAGKL